One genomic region from Osmerus eperlanus chromosome 6, fOsmEpe2.1, whole genome shotgun sequence encodes:
- the psda gene encoding uncharacterized protein psda isoform X1: MSQSGKILHLYVEVRSVPEEEGKELGNTESSDPLMLQGPDVLPQSQRTSSRPTPTPAASPSVSLGGPQRDGGSCQSLPSSKSSSRHSVSFHLHPTDDTGPPALHHRQSLPYDRIDQLLQTLQQGRNRHGTLVRARSTDIENFRGRVPHSPASAGRITAPSTPTSGRRSCDTSGMGSDKGKRSTVTFSYIEKASIKNVDNPHGSVCQSQPENPFYRTMEETPLPVHLRKRLSDPVCSDRWPPSGSSSPKLSCQTSGRSPRDSPCLRRTTLESVGREATQRAVAEFGSPELKRRLAAYSQDRSPDRSPSLPRYYLSPRCQSWDGSPTLPHGSRTLPSNPHPLDQDRSKCSTNALNGFPKSPASDQLPIHSRHSYHSMSPTSSVRSHGLQNQKTWLGNESPRLSTKFRPPLPAGRPTDIQHEIPATMITSYHDTSSQRTIHNGNNNSLPTTSPQRSSCSSNDGLHRAYRTPRTSHNANDNSSHAASPLKMNHIANDGTCQTSNNMRTSHKANDSPLSSPKVSHKQSGSTSPTCGRKIVSLATSPEMARKLAEEATKLSVVMGARRSPSPTPSQPESARSESSRSGCFLTPESQPYASLHGQGFPDRPGETTTQECNWSDRDSLRTGSHSRPGQVSPLLSPKCTLSPASPARLHRVVASHSPIPDPRLQGGILQGKGSPTLHRHLPPQFMGEKGSPGPERRQYDARSDRGGPHNPEPVRWSLTGPSTEAAAIWTSKHQQWMEDESIVERDESHTEKERLCPQTKEDCLKKDDGGGGPAKGHLGSIYRVHGGREPRGEPRGEPQDNGGTLGSSQSSSGVTGSLGDSSQPERDCISPENSSQSSQKSNNTGDTGDTVDTGSGMQSDSGSSALDPLYRSQKMARAKWEFLFGTSSEDGHEVKDVPESSTAPPCGTSCASPTPTPPSSVPPKPTKVWQGQNDDSKKLSFHEVQQVEVELITPPPAITVGTLPKTGIIRGTVKYSETDLDAVPLRCYRETDLDEVMLAEEQAEAEAAAEAEAAAEAEAGEELEVDSAFGSNRSVLGTSASSASPMEGALYPHTDGEEEDLEEEGVVSWASVRMQGDKKRQHASQEEDQVYSRLLKGPLNNVAEALKSPVALTSPRRISADQLDSFSRHFESIIESHRAKGTSYSSLDSVELLASSGLPVFTFDLPTLTPEIQSQICESARAIIELSFAPLAKPDSPGASENSRSEPSLVSSGEGSSSPSLGSFTPGRKVRADRDWRRANNRDGWRKANSAPSLREKPGHRAPDPFPQQDVGERLAQASSETLTNGNKADLQAAKRLAKRLYNLDGFRKSDVARHLSKNNEFSKMVAEEYLRYFNFTGLTIDQALRAFLKEFALMGETQERERVLSHFSSRYLQCNPNAIPSEDSVHTLTCALMLLNTDLHGHNIGKKMSCLQFFTNLEGLNDGKDFPKELLKALYNSIKNEKLQWTIDEEELRKSFSELADVRTDSASHTMRRVGSGGNSLVGVAQQSDAVLYKSGFLVRKVHADSDGKKTPRGRRGWKTFYLTLKGLVLYLQKGEYSPDRQLTDEDLKNAVSIHHSLAMRATDYSKRPNVFYLRTADWRVFLFQAPNAEQMQSWITRINIVAAMFSAPPFPAAIGSQKRFSRPLLPGSKTKLSQEEQGKSHETRFRAISSELTELTDVPLDKKVKGRELEEHKQRGEYLAFEKTRYGTYAMLLRAKIRSGEEDLSAFEAQLFDEGVLQRAHSMPTVAQRSSGSQASSTREGTSRASSSATNAASGGSSKKGSKRSDPQRHSSYKQAVKQ, from the exons ATGTCTCAGTCCGGGAAAATCCTCCACCTGTATGTGGAAGTACGATCTGTCCCTGAGGAGGAAGGCAAGGAGCTAGGGAACACGGAGAGCTCGGACCCCCTGATGCTCCAGGGCCCGGATGTTCTTCCTCAGTCTCAGCGGACGTCCAGCaggcccacccccacccctgccgCCAGCCCGAGCGTGTCCCTGGGGGGGCcgcagagagatgggggcagCTGCCAGAGCCTCCCCAGCTCCAAGTCCTCCTCAAGGCACTCTGTCAGTTTCCACCTTCACCCTACCGACGACACAGGGCCTCCCGCCCTGCACCACAGACAGAGCCTGCCCTACGACCGGATAGATCAACTGCTCCAGACCCTCCAGCAGGGGCGCAATAGGCATGGAACTTTGGTCCGGGCGCGTTCCACAGACATCGAGAACTTCAGGGGGAGGGTGCCCCACTCCCCTGCCTCCGCGGGGAGGATTacggccccctccacccccacgaGTGGGCGAAGGTCCTGCGACACTTCCGGGATGGGGAGCGACAAAGGGAAGCGATCGACGGTGACCTTCAGCTACATAGAGAAAGCCAGTATTAAGAATGTGGATAACCCTCATGGTTCTGTGTGCCAAAGCCAGCCTGAAAACCCCTTTTACAGAACCATGGAGGAGACCCCACTGCCTGTCCACCTCCGCAAAAGGCTCAGTGACCCGGTGTGCTCGGACAGGTGGCCCCCCTCAGGTAGCTCCAGTCCCAAACTCTCCTGCCAGACCTCCGGGAGGTCCCCCAGGGACTCCCCTTGCCTCCGGAGGACCACCTTGGAATCTGTAGGCCGCGAGGCCACACAGAGGGCTGTGGCAGAATTTGGCTCTCCAGAACTGAAGCGCAGACTGGCGGCCTACAGCCAAGACCGGAGTCCAGACCGCAGCCCCAGTCTACCACGGTACTACCTGTCACCCAGATGCCAGTCCTGGGATGGGTCACCCACTCTTCCCCATGGTTCCAGAACGCTACCCTCTAATCCTCACCCCCTGGACCAAGACAGGAGTAAATGCTCCACGAACGCCCTGAACGGCTTCCCCAAGAGTCCAGCCTCAGACCAACTGCCTATTCACTCCAGACACTCCTACCACAGCATGTCTCCTACCTCCAGTGTCCGCTCCCACGGGCTCCAGAACCAGAAGACGTGGCTAGGGAATGAGAGCCCCCGCCTGTCCACCAAGTTCCGCCCGCCTTTACCCGCAGGTCGCCCCACAGATATCCAGCATGAGATACCAGCTACGATGATTACCAGCTACCATGACACTAGCAGCCAGAGGACTATCCACAATGGGAACAATAACTCCCTACCCACCACCAGTCCCCAGAGGTCTAGCTGCAGTTCAAATGATGGCCTACATCGAGCCTATAGGACCCCAAGAACCAGCCACAATGCTAACGATAACTCTAGTCATGCTGCCAGTCCTCTGAAGATGAACCACATTGCTAATGATGGCACTTGTCAAACCTCTAATAACATGAGAACCAGCCACAAAGCTAACGATAGCCCACTGTCCTCCCCCAAGGTTAGTCATAAACAGTCAGGTTCCACAAGTCCAACTTGTGGACGAAAAATAGTTTCCTTAGCAACTAGTCCTGAAATGGCTCGGAAGTTAGCAGAGGAAGCCACAAAGCTTTCCGTTGTAATGGGGGCTAGAAGATCTCCCTCACCTACCCCCTCTCAGCCTGAGTCTGCCAGGTCGGAGAGCTCCAGATCAGGTTGTTTTCTCACCCCGGAGTCCCAGCCTTATGCCTCCCTCCATGGGCAGGGCTTCCCCGACCGCCCTGGGGAAACTACCACCCAGGAATGCAACTGGTCCGACAGGGACTCTCTGAGAACTGGCTCCCACTCTAGACCAGGACAGGTCTCTCCTCTATTATCCCCAAAATGTACCTTGTCTCCAGCCTCGCCAGCCAGGCTCCACCGAGTGGTGGCTTCCCACTCCCCCATCCCGGACCCTCGACTACAGGGAGGCATTCTGCAGGGTAAGGGCAGTCCTACCTTGCaccgccacctcccccctcagttCATGGGTGAGAAGGGATCCCCAGGGCCGGAGAGGAGACAGTATGACGCACGCTCCGACAGAGGGGGGCCGCACAACCCTGAACCTGTCCGGTGGTCGCTAACGGGTCCCAGCACGGAGGCGGCTGCCATCTGGACCTCCAAGCATCAGCAGTGGATGGAGGATGAGTCGATCGTGGAACGGGACGAGTCCCATACGGAGAAGGAAAGATTGTGTCCGCAGACCAAAGAGGACTGCCTTAAgaaggatgatggaggaggggggcctgCGAAGGGGCATCTGGGGAGCATCTACAGGgtgcatggagggagggagcccaGGGGGGAGCCCAGGGGGGAGCCGCAGGACAACGGTGGGACGTTGGGGTCTTCCCAGAGCTCCAGCGGGGTGACTGGTAGTCTGGGAGACAGCAGTCAGCCTGAGAGAGACTGTATCTCCCCGGAGAACTCCAGCCAGTCCAGCCAGAAGAGCAACAACACTGGAGACACTGGAGACACTGTAGACACCGGCTCTGGGATGCAG TCTGACAGCGGTTCCTCCGCTCTGGACCCATTGTACCGCTCCCAGAAGATGGCTCGGGCCAAGTGGGAGTTTTTGTTTGGAACCTCTTCAGAGGACGGCCATGAAGTTAAAG ACGTCCCAGAATCCTCAACAGCGCCCCCCTGTGGCACATCCTGCGCATCTCCCACAccaactcctccctcctctgtccccccgAAGCCCACCAAAGTCTGGCAGGGGCAGAACGACGACAGTAAGAAGTTATCCTTTCATGAGGTacagcaggtggaggtggagctaaTAACACCACCTCCAGCCATCACGGTCGGCACATTGCCCAAGACTGGCATCATCCGGGGAACCGTCAAGTACTCGGAGACGGACCTGGATGCTGTGCCTCTACGCTGCTACAGAGAGACCGACCTGGATGAAGTGATGCTAGCTGAGGagcaggctgaggctgaggcagctgctgaggctgaggcagctgctgaggctgaggcaggggAAGAGTTGGAGGTGGACTCTGCGTTCGGCAGTAACCGGAGCGTCCTAGGCACCTCGGCGTCCAGCGCCAGCCCCATGGAGGGGGCCTTGTACCCCCACACAGACGGGGAGGaagaggacctggaggaggagggggtggtgagcTGGGCCAGTGTGAGGATGCAAGGGGACAAGAAGAGGCAGCACGCTTCCCAGGAGGAGGACCAGGTGTACAGTCGACTACTCAAGGG TCCCCTGAACAATGTAGCAGAAGCCCTCAAGTCCCCCGTGGCACTGACAAGCCCTCGCAGGATCTCTGCCGACCAACTGGATTCCTTTAGCCGCCATTTTGAGAGTATCATCGAGTCTCACCGGGCCAAAGGCACCTCCTACAGCAGCCTGGACAGTGTTGAGCTCCTAGCCTCCAGTGGCCTGCCTGTCTTCACCTTCGAcctccccactctcaccccagagATCCAGAGCCAGATCTGTGAGAGTGCCAGAGCCATCATTGAGCTGAGCTTCGCCCCCCTCGCCAAGCCTGACTCCCCTGGCGCGTCGGAGAACTCCCGCTCAGAGccctccctggtctcctcagGGGAGGGGTCCAGCAGCCCCTCACTGGGCAGCTTCACCCCTGGACGGAAGGTGAGGGCAGACAGAGATTGGCGTCGGGCGAATAATCGGGATGGCTGGCGCAAGGCAAACTCTGCCCCCTCGCTCAG GGAGAAGCCGGGCCACCGGGCCCCAGACCCCTTCCCCCAGCAGGATGTCGGAGAGCGCCTGGCCCAAGCCAGTTCAGAGACCCTGACCAATGGGAACAAGGCCGACCTGCAGGCGGCCAAACGCCTCGCCAAACGCCTCTACAACCTGGACGGCTTCAGGAAGTCTGACGTGGCTAGACACCTCAGCAAGAA TAATGAATTCAGCAAAATGGTAGCAGAGGAGTATCTCCGTTACTTCAACTTCACAGGACTAACTATTGACCAGGCCCTCAG AGCTTTCTTAAAGGAGTTTGCCCTCatgggagagacacaggagagagagcgagtcctGTCCCATTTCTCAAGCAGATACCTTCAATGCAACCCCAACGCAATACCATCTGAAG ACAGCGTGCACACTCTGACTTGTGCGTTGATGCTGCTCAACACAGACTTGCATGGGCAT AACATCGGGAAGAAGATGTCCTGCCTTCAGTTCTTCACCAACCTGGAAGGGCTGAACGATGGAAAGGATTTCCCCAAAGAACTTCTCAAG GCCTTATACAACTCCATCAAGAATGAGAAGCTCCAGTGGACCAT TGATGAAGAGGAGCTCCGGAAGTCCTTCTCTGAGTTGGCCGACGTGCGTACCGACTCCGCCTCCCACACGATGAGGCGAGTCGGCAGCGGGGGGAACTCCCTGGTGGGCGTGGCCCAGCAGTCCGACGCCGTTCTCTATAAGAGCGGCTTCCTGGTGAGGAAGGTCCATGCAGACTCTGACGGCAAGAAAA CTCCGCGGGGTAGGAGAGGATGGAAAACCTTCTACCTCACACTAAAGGGACTAGTCCTTTACCTACAAAAG GGGGAGTACTCGCCGGACAGGCAGCTGACAGACGAGGACCTGAAGAACGCCGTTTCCATCCACCACTCTCTGGCCATGAGGGCTACCGACTACAGCAAGAGGCCCAACGTCTTCTACCTGCGCACTGCAGACTGGAGGGTGTTCCTCTTCCAGGCTCC TAATGCCGAGCAGATGCAGTCCTGGATCACGCGCATTAACATCGTGGCGGCCATGTTCTCAGCACCACCTTTCCCAGCAGCCATTGGTTCCCAGAAGAGGTTCAGTCGCCCGCTGCTGCCCGGCTCCAAAACAAAGCTCTCCCAG GAGGAACAGGGAAAATCTCACGAGACACGTTTCCGAGCCATCTCCTCTGAGCTGACTGAATTAACCGACGTCCCTCTCGACAAGAAGGTCAAAGGTCGAGAGCTGGAGGAACACAAACAACGTGGGGAGTACCTGGCGTTTGAG AAAACACGGTATGGGACGTACGCCATGTTACTGAGAGCCAAGATCCGCAGCGGGGAAGAAGACCTGTCTGCCTTCGAGGCTCAGCTCTTTGACGAAGGGGTTCTCCAGAGGGCCCACTCCATGCCCACGGTGGCCCAGCGGAGCAGCGGCAGCCAGGCTAGCAGCACCAGGGAGGGGACCAGTAGAGCCAGCTCCAGTGCTACCAACGCTGCCTCCGGAGGGAGCTCCAAGAAGGGCAGTAAGCGTTCAGACCCCCAGAGACACAGCAGCTACAAACAGGCTGTGAAGCAGTAA
- the psda gene encoding PH and SEC7 domain-containing protein 1 isoform X2, whose translation MAHYLLCWGGGALEDRYLYAPPYPAVYREKPGHRAPDPFPQQDVGERLAQASSETLTNGNKADLQAAKRLAKRLYNLDGFRKSDVARHLSKNNEFSKMVAEEYLRYFNFTGLTIDQALRAFLKEFALMGETQERERVLSHFSSRYLQCNPNAIPSEDSVHTLTCALMLLNTDLHGHNIGKKMSCLQFFTNLEGLNDGKDFPKELLKALYNSIKNEKLQWTIDEEELRKSFSELADVRTDSASHTMRRVGSGGNSLVGVAQQSDAVLYKSGFLVRKVHADSDGKKTPRGRRGWKTFYLTLKGLVLYLQKGEYSPDRQLTDEDLKNAVSIHHSLAMRATDYSKRPNVFYLRTADWRVFLFQAPNAEQMQSWITRINIVAAMFSAPPFPAAIGSQKRFSRPLLPGSKTKLSQEEQGKSHETRFRAISSELTELTDVPLDKKVKGRELEEHKQRGEYLAFEKTRYGTYAMLLRAKIRSGEEDLSAFEAQLFDEGVLQRAHSMPTVAQRSSGSQASSTREGTSRASSSATNAASGGSSKKGSKRSDPQRHSSYKQAVKQ comes from the exons ATGGCTCACTATTTGCTATGCTGGGGGGGCGGAGCTTTGGAGGACAGATACCTGTATGCCCCCCCATACCCAGCTGTCTACCG GGAGAAGCCGGGCCACCGGGCCCCAGACCCCTTCCCCCAGCAGGATGTCGGAGAGCGCCTGGCCCAAGCCAGTTCAGAGACCCTGACCAATGGGAACAAGGCCGACCTGCAGGCGGCCAAACGCCTCGCCAAACGCCTCTACAACCTGGACGGCTTCAGGAAGTCTGACGTGGCTAGACACCTCAGCAAGAA TAATGAATTCAGCAAAATGGTAGCAGAGGAGTATCTCCGTTACTTCAACTTCACAGGACTAACTATTGACCAGGCCCTCAG AGCTTTCTTAAAGGAGTTTGCCCTCatgggagagacacaggagagagagcgagtcctGTCCCATTTCTCAAGCAGATACCTTCAATGCAACCCCAACGCAATACCATCTGAAG ACAGCGTGCACACTCTGACTTGTGCGTTGATGCTGCTCAACACAGACTTGCATGGGCAT AACATCGGGAAGAAGATGTCCTGCCTTCAGTTCTTCACCAACCTGGAAGGGCTGAACGATGGAAAGGATTTCCCCAAAGAACTTCTCAAG GCCTTATACAACTCCATCAAGAATGAGAAGCTCCAGTGGACCAT TGATGAAGAGGAGCTCCGGAAGTCCTTCTCTGAGTTGGCCGACGTGCGTACCGACTCCGCCTCCCACACGATGAGGCGAGTCGGCAGCGGGGGGAACTCCCTGGTGGGCGTGGCCCAGCAGTCCGACGCCGTTCTCTATAAGAGCGGCTTCCTGGTGAGGAAGGTCCATGCAGACTCTGACGGCAAGAAAA CTCCGCGGGGTAGGAGAGGATGGAAAACCTTCTACCTCACACTAAAGGGACTAGTCCTTTACCTACAAAAG GGGGAGTACTCGCCGGACAGGCAGCTGACAGACGAGGACCTGAAGAACGCCGTTTCCATCCACCACTCTCTGGCCATGAGGGCTACCGACTACAGCAAGAGGCCCAACGTCTTCTACCTGCGCACTGCAGACTGGAGGGTGTTCCTCTTCCAGGCTCC TAATGCCGAGCAGATGCAGTCCTGGATCACGCGCATTAACATCGTGGCGGCCATGTTCTCAGCACCACCTTTCCCAGCAGCCATTGGTTCCCAGAAGAGGTTCAGTCGCCCGCTGCTGCCCGGCTCCAAAACAAAGCTCTCCCAG GAGGAACAGGGAAAATCTCACGAGACACGTTTCCGAGCCATCTCCTCTGAGCTGACTGAATTAACCGACGTCCCTCTCGACAAGAAGGTCAAAGGTCGAGAGCTGGAGGAACACAAACAACGTGGGGAGTACCTGGCGTTTGAG AAAACACGGTATGGGACGTACGCCATGTTACTGAGAGCCAAGATCCGCAGCGGGGAAGAAGACCTGTCTGCCTTCGAGGCTCAGCTCTTTGACGAAGGGGTTCTCCAGAGGGCCCACTCCATGCCCACGGTGGCCCAGCGGAGCAGCGGCAGCCAGGCTAGCAGCACCAGGGAGGGGACCAGTAGAGCCAGCTCCAGTGCTACCAACGCTGCCTCCGGAGGGAGCTCCAAGAAGGGCAGTAAGCGTTCAGACCCCCAGAGACACAGCAGCTACAAACAGGCTGTGAAGCAGTAA
- the psda gene encoding PH and SEC7 domain-containing protein 1 isoform X3, which produces MLLTREKPGHRAPDPFPQQDVGERLAQASSETLTNGNKADLQAAKRLAKRLYNLDGFRKSDVARHLSKNNEFSKMVAEEYLRYFNFTGLTIDQALRAFLKEFALMGETQERERVLSHFSSRYLQCNPNAIPSEDSVHTLTCALMLLNTDLHGHNIGKKMSCLQFFTNLEGLNDGKDFPKELLKALYNSIKNEKLQWTIDEEELRKSFSELADVRTDSASHTMRRVGSGGNSLVGVAQQSDAVLYKSGFLVRKVHADSDGKKTPRGRRGWKTFYLTLKGLVLYLQKGEYSPDRQLTDEDLKNAVSIHHSLAMRATDYSKRPNVFYLRTADWRVFLFQAPNAEQMQSWITRINIVAAMFSAPPFPAAIGSQKRFSRPLLPGSKTKLSQEEQGKSHETRFRAISSELTELTDVPLDKKVKGRELEEHKQRGEYLAFEKTRYGTYAMLLRAKIRSGEEDLSAFEAQLFDEGVLQRAHSMPTVAQRSSGSQASSTREGTSRASSSATNAASGGSSKKGSKRSDPQRHSSYKQAVKQ; this is translated from the exons ATGCTGCTAACTCG GGAGAAGCCGGGCCACCGGGCCCCAGACCCCTTCCCCCAGCAGGATGTCGGAGAGCGCCTGGCCCAAGCCAGTTCAGAGACCCTGACCAATGGGAACAAGGCCGACCTGCAGGCGGCCAAACGCCTCGCCAAACGCCTCTACAACCTGGACGGCTTCAGGAAGTCTGACGTGGCTAGACACCTCAGCAAGAA TAATGAATTCAGCAAAATGGTAGCAGAGGAGTATCTCCGTTACTTCAACTTCACAGGACTAACTATTGACCAGGCCCTCAG AGCTTTCTTAAAGGAGTTTGCCCTCatgggagagacacaggagagagagcgagtcctGTCCCATTTCTCAAGCAGATACCTTCAATGCAACCCCAACGCAATACCATCTGAAG ACAGCGTGCACACTCTGACTTGTGCGTTGATGCTGCTCAACACAGACTTGCATGGGCAT AACATCGGGAAGAAGATGTCCTGCCTTCAGTTCTTCACCAACCTGGAAGGGCTGAACGATGGAAAGGATTTCCCCAAAGAACTTCTCAAG GCCTTATACAACTCCATCAAGAATGAGAAGCTCCAGTGGACCAT TGATGAAGAGGAGCTCCGGAAGTCCTTCTCTGAGTTGGCCGACGTGCGTACCGACTCCGCCTCCCACACGATGAGGCGAGTCGGCAGCGGGGGGAACTCCCTGGTGGGCGTGGCCCAGCAGTCCGACGCCGTTCTCTATAAGAGCGGCTTCCTGGTGAGGAAGGTCCATGCAGACTCTGACGGCAAGAAAA CTCCGCGGGGTAGGAGAGGATGGAAAACCTTCTACCTCACACTAAAGGGACTAGTCCTTTACCTACAAAAG GGGGAGTACTCGCCGGACAGGCAGCTGACAGACGAGGACCTGAAGAACGCCGTTTCCATCCACCACTCTCTGGCCATGAGGGCTACCGACTACAGCAAGAGGCCCAACGTCTTCTACCTGCGCACTGCAGACTGGAGGGTGTTCCTCTTCCAGGCTCC TAATGCCGAGCAGATGCAGTCCTGGATCACGCGCATTAACATCGTGGCGGCCATGTTCTCAGCACCACCTTTCCCAGCAGCCATTGGTTCCCAGAAGAGGTTCAGTCGCCCGCTGCTGCCCGGCTCCAAAACAAAGCTCTCCCAG GAGGAACAGGGAAAATCTCACGAGACACGTTTCCGAGCCATCTCCTCTGAGCTGACTGAATTAACCGACGTCCCTCTCGACAAGAAGGTCAAAGGTCGAGAGCTGGAGGAACACAAACAACGTGGGGAGTACCTGGCGTTTGAG AAAACACGGTATGGGACGTACGCCATGTTACTGAGAGCCAAGATCCGCAGCGGGGAAGAAGACCTGTCTGCCTTCGAGGCTCAGCTCTTTGACGAAGGGGTTCTCCAGAGGGCCCACTCCATGCCCACGGTGGCCCAGCGGAGCAGCGGCAGCCAGGCTAGCAGCACCAGGGAGGGGACCAGTAGAGCCAGCTCCAGTGCTACCAACGCTGCCTCCGGAGGGAGCTCCAAGAAGGGCAGTAAGCGTTCAGACCCCCAGAGACACAGCAGCTACAAACAGGCTGTGAAGCAGTAA